One segment of Saprospiraceae bacterium DNA contains the following:
- the nagB gene encoding glucosamine-6-phosphate deaminase produces the protein MPTSSAATTPTTKDKTSPGYLKYELKSYEKMPVKIWDDAIDAARSVARSIELAIRQRQQEGEKIVLGLATGSTPIKVYEELVRLHKEEGLSFQNVVTFNLDEYYPMPKEAQQSYWRFMHEYLFDHVDIKPENIHVPDGTLPMEQVATYCERYEKLIDLAGGIDIQLLGIGRTGHIGFNEPGAWETSPTRMVRLDHLTRHDAIKDFQSEDDVPYRAITMGVGSIFKARTVYLMAWGPHKASIIQQAIEGDISNSVPASFLQKHPNVKVILDKSAASDLTKMKSPWLAGICNWTDDLICKAVVWLSQQTGKPILKLTDEDYNEHGLSELIIEEAKPYELNIRIFNRLQHTITGWPGGKPNADDSNRPERAKPAQKRVIIFSPHPDDDVISMGGTFQRLVDQGHEVHVAYQTSGNIAVHDYDALRYAEFMLEFSEHHGSVSDAERQRYERVIHFLRNKHSGDADSPEVRSIKGLIRRGEARAGARFTGLTDEFIHFLDMPFYETGRTRKKPLGEEDIRIIADLMLRVKPHQVYAAGDLADPHGTHRVCLDAIFGAYQQLEKESWIKDCWLWLYRGAWHEWAVHEIEMAVPMSPQQLRRKRQAIFMHQSQKDHPPFPGGDDREFWQRAEYRNKETANTYRALGLAEYEAMEAFVRWKG, from the coding sequence ATGCCTACCTCCTCTGCCGCCACAACGCCCACTACCAAAGACAAAACCTCTCCCGGCTACCTGAAATACGAGCTCAAAAGCTACGAAAAAATGCCCGTGAAAATCTGGGACGATGCCATAGACGCCGCCCGCTCTGTAGCCCGCTCCATCGAATTGGCCATCCGGCAGCGTCAGCAGGAAGGCGAAAAAATCGTGTTGGGGCTAGCTACTGGTAGCACTCCCATCAAAGTGTACGAAGAATTGGTGCGGCTGCACAAGGAGGAAGGGCTTAGTTTTCAGAATGTGGTCACGTTCAATCTCGACGAGTATTACCCCATGCCCAAAGAGGCGCAACAGAGCTACTGGCGCTTCATGCACGAGTATCTTTTCGACCATGTGGACATCAAGCCGGAAAACATTCACGTCCCCGACGGCACTTTGCCCATGGAGCAAGTGGCGACGTATTGCGAACGCTACGAAAAGTTGATAGACCTCGCCGGAGGCATTGATATCCAATTGCTTGGCATTGGCCGCACAGGACATATCGGCTTCAACGAGCCGGGCGCTTGGGAAACATCGCCGACCCGCATGGTGCGACTCGACCACCTCACGCGCCACGATGCCATCAAGGATTTTCAGAGCGAGGATGATGTGCCATACCGCGCCATCACGATGGGCGTAGGCAGCATCTTCAAGGCGCGCACGGTCTATCTGATGGCTTGGGGGCCTCACAAGGCCAGCATCATCCAACAGGCCATCGAGGGCGACATCAGCAATTCGGTGCCCGCCTCGTTTTTGCAAAAACACCCCAACGTCAAGGTGATTTTGGACAAAAGCGCCGCAAGTGACCTGACCAAAATGAAGTCTCCATGGCTCGCTGGTATCTGCAATTGGACGGACGATTTGATTTGCAAAGCCGTCGTCTGGCTCTCACAACAGACCGGCAAGCCCATCCTGAAACTCACTGATGAGGACTACAACGAACACGGTCTCAGCGAGTTGATTATAGAGGAGGCTAAACCTTATGAACTGAATATCCGCATTTTCAACCGCCTGCAACACACCATCACAGGCTGGCCCGGCGGCAAGCCCAACGCCGACGACAGCAACCGCCCCGAACGTGCCAAACCTGCCCAAAAGCGCGTCATCATCTTCAGCCCCCACCCCGACGACGACGTGATTTCGATGGGCGGCACCTTTCAGCGTCTGGTGGACCAAGGACATGAGGTGCATGTGGCATATCAGACTTCCGGCAACATTGCAGTACACGACTATGATGCGTTGCGCTACGCGGAATTCATGCTCGAGTTTTCCGAACATCACGGCAGCGTCAGCGACGCAGAGCGCCAACGCTATGAGCGCGTCATCCATTTCTTGCGGAACAAACATTCCGGCGATGCTGACAGCCCCGAAGTGCGGAGCATCAAAGGGCTGATACGCCGGGGTGAGGCCCGTGCGGGCGCTCGGTTCACAGGGCTGACCGACGAGTTCATTCATTTCCTCGATATGCCATTTTACGAAACAGGGCGCACCCGCAAAAAACCGCTTGGAGAGGAGGATATTCGCATCATCGCGGACTTGATGTTGCGCGTGAAACCACACCAAGTGTATGCCGCGGGTGACTTGGCCGACCCGCACGGCACCCACAGAGTCTGCCTTGACGCCATCTTTGGCGCATACCAACAGCTTGAAAAAGAATCTTGGATAAAGGACTGCTGGCTTTGGCTCTACCGAGGCGCATGGCACGAATGGGCCGTCCACGAAATTGAAATGGCTGTGCCGATGAGTCCACAACAGCTGCGCCGCAAGCGACAGGCGATTTTCATGCACCAAAGCCAAAAAGACCATCCGCCATTCCCCGGTGGCGACGACCGAGAATTCTGGCAACGAGCGGAATACCGCAACAAAGAAACTGCCAACACCTACCGGGCACTTGGCTTGGCGGAATACGAGGCAATGGAAGCGTTCGTGCGGTGGAAAGGTTGA
- a CDS encoding D-TA family PLP-dependent enzyme, whose protein sequence is MAWYQISEIEQLDSPALVVFPDKVLTNIQTAIRMSGNVARLRPHVKTNKSPDATRLMLEAGIEKFKCATIAEAEMLGICGAKDVLLAYQPLGPKLRRFVELIKKYPATKFSCLVDNLAAATEQSAVFTENELIVPVFIDLNIGMNRTGIVGEEAAIRLYKACSALPGIEPVGLQAYDGHIRQADFAVRTAACNEAFSVVEKIESELGKAGLPTPTIVAGGSPTFPIHAKRPNVECSPGTFVYWDKGYGDACPEQDFLPAAVLVTRVVSLPQKTRVCTDLGHKSVAAENDLDKRLFFLNANDLTPVGQSEEHLVLEAPEGHAHKVGEVLYALPYHVCPTVALYEKVFTVANGRLTGEWKNIARDRKISV, encoded by the coding sequence ATGGCTTGGTATCAAATCTCTGAAATCGAACAATTGGACTCTCCCGCGCTTGTCGTTTTCCCCGACAAGGTGCTAACCAATATCCAAACGGCCATCCGAATGAGCGGCAATGTGGCGCGTTTGCGCCCTCATGTCAAGACCAACAAATCGCCCGACGCGACCCGGCTGATGCTCGAAGCGGGCATCGAGAAATTCAAATGCGCGACCATTGCTGAAGCCGAAATGTTGGGAATTTGCGGTGCGAAAGATGTTTTGTTGGCTTACCAGCCGCTCGGCCCGAAGTTGAGAAGGTTTGTCGAACTCATTAAAAAATACCCGGCCACGAAATTTTCCTGCCTTGTGGACAACCTCGCGGCAGCGACGGAGCAGTCGGCGGTTTTTACTGAAAATGAATTGATTGTACCGGTTTTTATTGACCTGAATATCGGTATGAACCGCACGGGCATCGTGGGCGAGGAAGCGGCGATTCGTCTTTACAAGGCTTGTTCGGCTTTGCCGGGCATCGAGCCGGTGGGTTTGCAAGCCTACGACGGGCACATTCGCCAGGCAGATTTTGCTGTTCGAACTGCCGCTTGCAACGAGGCGTTTTCCGTGGTTGAAAAAATAGAATCCGAATTGGGAAAAGCGGGGTTGCCTACCCCCACGATTGTTGCGGGTGGCTCGCCGACTTTCCCCATTCACGCCAAACGCCCCAACGTGGAGTGCAGTCCCGGCACCTTCGTTTACTGGGACAAGGGTTACGGCGACGCTTGCCCGGAACAAGACTTCTTGCCCGCCGCCGTGCTTGTCACAAGGGTCGTTTCCTTGCCTCAAAAAACGCGCGTTTGTACCGACCTTGGCCACAAGTCCGTTGCTGCTGAGAACGACCTCGACAAACGTCTCTTTTTTCTGAATGCAAACGACTTGACCCCTGTCGGGCAAAGCGAGGAGCATTTGGTGTTGGAAGCGCCGGAAGGCCACGCTCATAAAGTCGGGGAGGTGTTGTATGCCTTGCCCTATCATGTATGCCCCACCGTTGCCCTATATGAAAAAGTGTTTACGGTGGCTAATGGCAGACTGACGGGCGAGTGGAAAAATATAGCACGAGACAGGAAAATTAGTGTTTGA
- a CDS encoding RNA methyltransferase: protein MQHHPTRLHPLLVRAVAQALLSVFRENRHADKVIEQTLKQNPKAGSRDRAFIAETTYEVVRHYRLYCEVLGETPFSEVDFWKTIGVHLVKNDTPLPHWTEFKTLKMNEIKSKLEQAQHIRALRESIPDWLDEMGSRELGLLWDDTLAALNQPAQVVLRANHLKTDRAALQKTLREEGVETLPVGDADALLLTRRQNVFQTKAFKSGLFEVQDYSSQQVALMLAPAPGMRVVDACAGGGGKTLHLAALMQNRGSLIALDTHAWKLDELRHRARRAGATNIETRPIENRKTIKRLYGSADCLLLDVPCSGLGVLRRNPDAKWKLTTESIDNLRVAQQDILQAYSPIVKPGGRMVYATCSILPSENQEQVETFLTGEVGKNFKLLEEKRILPQDEGFDGFYMALFERVK, encoded by the coding sequence GTGCAGCACCATCCGACCAGACTTCACCCGCTCCTCGTCCGCGCCGTCGCACAGGCGCTACTGAGTGTTTTTAGGGAAAATCGCCACGCCGACAAAGTGATTGAGCAGACGCTCAAGCAAAACCCCAAGGCAGGCAGCCGCGACCGTGCGTTCATCGCCGAGACCACCTACGAAGTCGTGCGACACTATCGCCTCTACTGCGAAGTTTTGGGGGAGACACCTTTTTCCGAAGTTGATTTTTGGAAAACCATCGGCGTGCACCTGGTGAAAAACGACACTCCCCTACCCCACTGGACAGAATTCAAAACCCTGAAAATGAACGAGATAAAAAGCAAGTTGGAACAAGCCCAACACATTAGGGCGCTCCGCGAAAGCATCCCCGATTGGCTCGACGAAATGGGCAGCCGCGAACTCGGCCTCCTTTGGGACGACACGCTCGCCGCGCTCAATCAGCCCGCCCAAGTCGTGCTTCGTGCCAACCACCTGAAAACCGACCGCGCCGCCTTGCAAAAAACCTTGCGCGAGGAAGGCGTAGAGACACTTCCAGTAGGCGATGCCGATGCCTTGCTATTGACTCGTCGCCAAAACGTGTTCCAGACCAAAGCCTTCAAAAGCGGTTTGTTTGAAGTGCAAGATTATAGCAGTCAGCAAGTTGCGCTCATGCTTGCCCCCGCCCCAGGGATGCGTGTCGTGGATGCTTGTGCGGGAGGTGGCGGCAAAACGCTCCACCTCGCCGCCCTCATGCAAAATCGCGGCAGCCTCATCGCGCTCGACACCCACGCATGGAAATTGGACGAACTCCGACACCGCGCCCGCCGCGCCGGAGCCACCAACATCGAAACCCGCCCTATCGAAAATCGCAAAACCATCAAACGACTCTATGGCTCTGCTGACTGCCTGCTACTCGATGTGCCGTGCAGCGGTCTCGGTGTGCTGCGCCGCAACCCCGACGCAAAATGGAAACTCACGACCGAGTCCATTGACAATCTGCGCGTGGCGCAACAAGACATCCTACAAGCGTATAGCCCCATCGTAAAGCCCGGCGGGCGCATGGTCTATGCCACTTGCAGCATTCTGCCTTCGGAAAATCAAGAACAAGTGGAGACATTCTTGACGGGCGAGGTGGGCAAAAACTTCAAACTTTTGGAAGAAAAGAGAATTTTGCCCCAAGACGAAGGTTTTGACGGATTCTACATGGCCTTGTTCGAACGAGTGAAATAA
- a CDS encoding RidA family protein, with translation MIEDKLAELGLSLPSLPASKGIYKSCLEVGKLLYVSGHISVNTDGSYITGKLGRDLDEAQGQIAARQCGLAMLVSIKKQLGDLDKVKRVVKILGMVNATPEYEKHPVVINGCSELFVQLWGEDNGKGVRSAVGMGSLPGNVAVEIEAIFELE, from the coding sequence ATGATAGAAGATAAACTTGCTGAACTCGGATTGTCGCTTCCATCACTTCCTGCCTCCAAAGGTATTTACAAAAGTTGTCTTGAAGTCGGCAAACTGCTCTACGTCTCCGGTCATATCTCCGTTAACACTGATGGCTCCTACATAACGGGCAAATTGGGGAGAGATTTGGATGAGGCGCAGGGACAAATTGCCGCCCGACAATGCGGCCTCGCCATGCTTGTGTCCATCAAAAAACAACTCGGCGACTTGGACAAAGTGAAGCGCGTGGTCAAAATACTCGGAATGGTGAACGCCACACCGGAATACGAAAAACACCCCGTTGTCATAAACGGTTGCAGTGAACTGTTCGTGCAACTTTGGGGTGAAGACAACGGCAAAGGTGTGCGCAGCGCGGTGGGCATGGGGTCTTTGCCCGGCAATGTGGCGGTGGAAATCGAGGCGATTTTTGAACTCGAGTAA
- a CDS encoding molybdopterin molybdotransferase MoeA — translation MLSVAEAEKIILQNVFSPAAEEVELINSLGRVLAEDLVADRDFPPFDRVAMDGIAISHAEWDKGRRQFAFEGVQAAGAPRMTLGDLANCLEVMTGAMLPDGTDTVVRYEDLRIEKGMATVLCETVFPRQNIHFQGIDRQAGTLIVQKGQKIGPAEIAVAATVGKTKLRVARLPRTAIVSTGDELVDVGQTPLPHQIRSSNVFALRALLECEFKMESQIFHFPDDREVIARGLEKILREFEIVVLSGAVSEGKFDFVPQVLNALGVEKCFHKVSQRPGKPFWFGRITERAVIFALPGNPVSAFLCACRYLLPFLHKSMGEAPRLPEMAALNEAVTFKPALTYFLPVRLTWSNDGLMRAQPSPGHGSGDLANLSDADGFLELPMERDVFQAGEAFPVHRYRFYTSRR, via the coding sequence ATGCTCAGCGTCGCCGAAGCGGAAAAAATCATTTTGCAAAATGTCTTCTCGCCTGCCGCGGAAGAGGTGGAGCTGATAAATTCTCTGGGGCGGGTTTTGGCTGAAGACCTCGTGGCTGACCGCGATTTTCCGCCGTTCGACCGCGTGGCAATGGACGGCATTGCCATTAGCCATGCGGAATGGGATAAGGGCCGGCGGCAATTCGCCTTTGAGGGCGTTCAGGCTGCAGGAGCGCCTCGCATGACGTTGGGGGACCTCGCCAACTGTTTAGAAGTCATGACGGGTGCGATGCTTCCCGATGGTACCGACACGGTTGTTCGCTATGAAGATTTGCGAATTGAAAAAGGAATGGCGACCGTTTTATGCGAGACAGTATTTCCTCGACAAAACATTCATTTTCAGGGAATTGATAGGCAGGCTGGCACATTGATTGTTCAAAAGGGACAAAAAATAGGCCCTGCGGAAATTGCCGTCGCCGCCACTGTTGGGAAAACAAAACTTCGGGTGGCGCGCCTTCCCCGAACGGCCATTGTGTCCACGGGCGACGAGTTGGTGGATGTCGGCCAAACACCTTTGCCACACCAGATTCGCTCATCCAACGTGTTCGCTTTGCGCGCGTTGTTGGAATGTGAATTCAAAATGGAGAGTCAAATTTTTCATTTCCCCGATGATAGGGAAGTGATTGCGAGGGGATTGGAGAAGATTTTACGCGAATTTGAAATTGTCGTTCTAAGTGGCGCGGTCTCGGAAGGCAAGTTCGACTTTGTGCCTCAGGTGCTCAATGCACTTGGTGTCGAAAAGTGCTTCCACAAGGTGTCGCAGCGACCCGGCAAGCCTTTTTGGTTTGGGCGGATAACCGAACGGGCGGTCATTTTTGCCTTGCCAGGCAATCCCGTTTCGGCGTTTTTGTGCGCTTGTCGCTATTTGTTGCCGTTTTTGCACAAAAGTATGGGCGAAGCACCGCGCCTTCCCGAAATGGCTGCATTGAATGAAGCAGTTACGTTCAAACCCGCGCTGACGTATTTTCTGCCTGTCCGGCTGACTTGGTCAAACGACGGCTTGATGCGGGCGCAACCTTCGCCGGGGCACGGCTCTGGCGACCTCGCCAATCTCAGCGATGCCGACGGTTTTTTAGAGCTACCTATGGAAAGAGATGTTTTTCAGGCTGGCGAAGCGTTTCCGGTTCATCGTTACCGATTTTATACTTCGCGCCGTTAG
- a CDS encoding nucleotidyltransferase family protein, translated as MLTAIVLAAGMSRRMEGENKLLLPFGDKTMLETTLDHILAAGLEDIVVVLGHDSKRIQAILGDRSVKTVHNPDHPTGMTSSIQAGVRAALPHAAGFMICLSDMPLITSTIYSQLVKIFFEEARREPRIIVQPVFEGTPGNPVIFSAVFKNEILALEHPEGCKPVVQINRECVVRVPVSSDSILRDADTAADFEVLKRRF; from the coding sequence ATGCTCACAGCAATCGTATTAGCCGCCGGAATGTCGCGGCGAATGGAAGGCGAAAATAAACTGCTGCTTCCATTCGGCGACAAAACGATGTTGGAAACCACACTCGACCACATACTCGCCGCAGGGCTAGAGGATATTGTAGTCGTTTTGGGACACGACAGCAAACGCATCCAAGCCATCTTGGGCGACAGGTCGGTAAAAACAGTTCACAATCCCGACCACCCAACGGGCATGACCTCCTCCATTCAGGCAGGTGTTCGAGCCGCGTTGCCGCACGCTGCTGGCTTTATGATTTGTTTGTCGGATATGCCGCTTATTACCTCAACGATATATAGCCAATTAGTAAAGATTTTTTTTGAAGAGGCCCGAAGAGAGCCGCGAATTATCGTCCAGCCAGTCTTTGAAGGCACACCGGGCAACCCTGTCATCTTTTCTGCCGTTTTTAAAAATGAAATTTTGGCGCTCGAACACCCCGAAGGCTGCAAACCCGTAGTGCAAATAAACCGGGAATGCGTGGTGCGCGTCCCCGTTTCGAGCGATTCGATTTTGAGGGATGCCGACACAGCAGCGGACTTTGAAGTGCTGAAAAGGAGATTTTAG
- a CDS encoding (2Fe-2S)-binding protein — translation MATYTLNINGREYRADVAPDTPLLWVLRDHLGLVGTKYGCGIAACGACTVHLDGAAVRSCVLPVSSVESAKVTTIEGLSEKGDHPVQRAWDEVDVPQCGYCQAGQIMSAAALLRRNPNPNDEEIEQAMLGNLCRCGAYHRIRDAVKLAAKKS, via the coding sequence ATGGCAACTTACACACTCAACATCAATGGCCGTGAATATCGCGCTGACGTGGCGCCCGACACTCCCCTGCTGTGGGTTTTGCGCGACCACCTCGGCCTCGTTGGCACCAAATACGGTTGCGGCATCGCGGCGTGTGGCGCTTGCACCGTCCATCTCGACGGCGCGGCGGTCCGTTCCTGTGTCTTGCCTGTCTCTTCCGTCGAATCGGCCAAAGTCACCACTATCGAAGGACTTTCCGAAAAAGGCGACCACCCTGTTCAGCGCGCTTGGGACGAAGTGGATGTGCCCCAATGCGGCTACTGCCAAGCAGGTCAAATCATGTCCGCTGCCGCTCTGCTCCGTCGCAACCCCAATCCCAACGACGAAGAAATAGAACAGGCCATGCTCGGCAACCTCTGCCGATGCGGCGCTTACCATCGCATACGCGATGCGGTGAAGTTGGCCGCGAAGAAAAGTTGA
- a CDS encoding NTP transferase domain-containing protein: MKHQKHSKLAKPALGQWARAEWAILGTTCGNIQSLAKEVCAHLSPRWKTGYVDADHKEVNESKQNSPFSLGWTDKIGFHRLDFLQTPNLWEQRALMSELDIVLANGNHFEAARQILALDSRKFDSLTRKLERLKQVDLLLTKSSDSHFVIPAEMPEFLKNHLPDWAGIPVLDIAAANRIAIFLEKNIGVPAIRALVLAGGKSTRMGQDKFAIAYHEQPHWQFLKNLLSKNGLEVYISCRLEQAEYFVGEKVITDSFADLGPMGAILSAFRHDPNAAWLVLACDLPLFDEATLQFLLSNRNSSAVATAFRQPSDEAGFPEPLVALWEPKSYARLLRFLAQGVSCPRKVLINSFIHLLDAPSPESLTNANTPEERDAILGR; the protein is encoded by the coding sequence ATGAAACATCAAAAACACAGCAAACTCGCCAAGCCTGCCCTCGGTCAATGGGCGCGAGCGGAATGGGCCATTCTCGGAACGACGTGCGGCAATATCCAATCGCTGGCAAAAGAAGTATGCGCACATTTGTCGCCGCGCTGGAAGACGGGATATGTGGATGCCGACCACAAAGAAGTGAATGAGAGCAAACAAAACTCGCCCTTCTCGCTTGGCTGGACGGATAAAATCGGCTTTCACCGCCTTGATTTTTTGCAAACGCCCAACCTGTGGGAGCAACGCGCTTTGATGAGCGAATTGGACATAGTGTTGGCAAACGGCAACCATTTTGAAGCCGCTCGGCAAATTTTGGCGCTCGACAGCCGGAAATTCGACAGCCTGACGCGCAAATTAGAACGCCTGAAGCAAGTGGATTTGTTGTTGACAAAAAGCAGCGACTCGCATTTCGTGATACCAGCCGAAATGCCGGAGTTTCTAAAAAATCATTTACCTGATTGGGCAGGTATTCCCGTGCTCGACATAGCCGCGGCCAATCGTATCGCTATTTTTTTAGAAAAAAACATCGGGGTTCCCGCTATAAGAGCATTAGTCCTCGCGGGTGGGAAAAGTACCCGAATGGGGCAGGATAAATTCGCCATTGCTTATCACGAGCAACCGCACTGGCAGTTTTTGAAAAATTTATTGAGCAAAAATGGTCTCGAGGTCTACATCTCCTGCCGGTTGGAGCAGGCCGAGTATTTTGTGGGAGAAAAAGTCATAACCGACTCATTTGCAGATTTAGGGCCGATGGGCGCTATCCTCTCTGCTTTTCGCCACGACCCTAACGCAGCGTGGCTGGTGTTGGCCTGCGACCTGCCTTTGTTCGACGAAGCGACACTCCAATTTCTACTTTCCAATCGCAATTCGTCGGCTGTGGCGACGGCCTTTCGCCAACCGTCTGACGAGGCGGGATTTCCCGAGCCTTTGGTCGCTCTATGGGAGCCGAAAAGTTATGCGCGCCTGCTCCGGTTCCTCGCGCAGGGAGTGAGTTGCCCGCGCAAAGTGCTGATAAATTCTTTCATCCACCTACTCGACGCGCCCTCGCCCGAATCTTTGACAAACGCCAACACGCCAGAAGAAAGGGATGCGATTTTGGGAAGGTAG
- a CDS encoding xanthine dehydrogenase family protein molybdopterin-binding subunit, which produces MQSYSTTYSRRDFLKNSALIGGGLFLGFDLLGAGKFNAAVANPALEGAFDFNAYLSINSDGTATIFSPNPEVGQGVKTSFPMTVAEELDFDWTKVKVVQAPLDTIKFDRQVAGGSYSTPHSWMRLRQAGATARRMLMEAAANRWGVDTHTLTTDNGVVRHPNGKQATYGELAADAAQLTPPTDVPLKDRKDFKIIGTFVRGVDNHEIITGKPLFGMDFYREGMLHAMVQHPPAFGLQLKSFDSAAAKAMPGIVDVVSFKNNVAVVGRSTWEVMKAREVLKAEYEPAAALESSADHDRIFKELMAKGEAQTRRKDGDTAAAFAAAAKIVEAEYQCPFLSHAPMEPMNFFADVRPDKVELIGPTQVPASTRTQVAKLLDIPEEKITVEMTRMGGGFGRRLRPDFALEAAEISSIIKAPVKVIWTREDDMTGGIYRPAARYRFRAALDKAGNITGYELRGVGINTGNPVREHNFPAGAVPNVLIESVEHSSPITTGPWRAPITNFLAGAEQTFLDEVAEAAGKDPVTMRLELFRQAKPPLNNEGRPTYDPERFIKTIELAAEKSGWFKKRKKGVSLGFSIYYSHLSYVAQVAEVVKRKGKFTLQKVYCAVDCGIVVNMSGALNQVVGSVVDGLGHAMYGQITFKNGEPEQKNFNTYRLIRIHEIPEVEVYFVDNGIDPTGLGEPALPPLSGAVANAFYKAMGKRFRHQPFVNEADGLMEGVL; this is translated from the coding sequence ATGCAATCCTACTCCACAACATATAGCCGCCGCGACTTCCTCAAAAACTCAGCCCTCATCGGCGGCGGGCTATTCCTCGGATTCGACCTGCTAGGCGCAGGCAAATTCAACGCAGCGGTGGCCAACCCCGCGCTCGAAGGCGCGTTCGATTTCAACGCATATCTTTCCATCAACAGCGACGGCACGGCGACCATTTTTTCGCCCAACCCAGAAGTCGGCCAAGGGGTCAAAACCTCGTTCCCGATGACGGTGGCCGAAGAGTTGGACTTCGACTGGACGAAAGTAAAAGTGGTGCAAGCGCCCTTGGACACCATCAAATTCGACCGCCAAGTGGCAGGAGGCAGCTACTCTACCCCACACTCTTGGATGCGGCTGCGCCAAGCTGGCGCCACCGCCCGTCGAATGCTCATGGAAGCCGCTGCCAACCGTTGGGGCGTGGATACCCATACATTGACAACCGACAATGGTGTGGTGCGTCACCCCAATGGCAAACAGGCAACTTACGGAGAATTGGCCGCCGATGCCGCCCAACTCACACCACCGACCGACGTGCCACTCAAGGACCGCAAAGATTTCAAAATCATCGGCACCTTCGTCAGAGGCGTTGACAACCACGAGATTATCACGGGCAAACCCCTCTTCGGCATGGATTTCTACCGCGAGGGAATGTTGCACGCTATGGTGCAGCACCCACCCGCGTTTGGGCTGCAGCTCAAATCTTTCGACAGCGCGGCAGCCAAGGCCATGCCCGGCATCGTGGACGTGGTTTCTTTCAAAAACAATGTGGCCGTCGTCGGTAGGTCCACTTGGGAAGTGATGAAAGCCCGCGAAGTGCTCAAAGCGGAATATGAGCCAGCCGCTGCATTGGAAAGCAGCGCCGACCACGACCGAATCTTCAAGGAACTGATGGCCAAAGGCGAGGCTCAAACGCGCCGCAAGGACGGCGATACCGCCGCTGCCTTTGCCGCCGCTGCCAAAATCGTCGAGGCAGAATACCAATGCCCCTTCCTCTCCCACGCCCCGATGGAGCCGATGAACTTCTTCGCCGATGTGCGTCCCGACAAAGTGGAACTCATCGGCCCCACACAAGTCCCCGCTTCCACCCGCACACAAGTCGCCAAACTATTGGACATACCCGAAGAAAAAATAACGGTGGAAATGACACGCATGGGCGGCGGTTTTGGGCGGCGGCTACGCCCCGACTTCGCGCTGGAAGCCGCAGAAATTTCCAGCATCATCAAAGCACCCGTGAAAGTCATCTGGACCCGCGAAGACGACATGACGGGCGGCATCTATCGCCCGGCGGCGCGCTATCGCTTCCGTGCGGCTTTGGACAAAGCAGGCAACATCACTGGCTACGAACTCCGCGGCGTGGGCATCAACACCGGCAACCCTGTGCGGGAGCACAACTTCCCAGCAGGCGCAGTGCCCAATGTGCTCATCGAATCGGTGGAACACAGCTCGCCCATCACAACAGGCCCTTGGCGTGCACCCATTACCAATTTCCTCGCGGGCGCGGAGCAGACTTTCCTCGACGAAGTGGCCGAAGCCGCCGGGAAAGACCCCGTGACCATGCGGCTCGAACTGTTCCGACAAGCCAAACCGCCACTCAACAATGAGGGCAGGCCGACCTACGACCCGGAACGTTTCATCAAAACCATCGAGCTGGCTGCCGAAAAATCGGGCTGGTTCAAAAAACGGAAAAAAGGTGTTTCGCTGGGCTTCAGCATCTACTACTCCCATCTGTCGTATGTGGCTCAGGTGGCCGAAGTGGTAAAACGCAAAGGCAAATTCACCCTGCAAAAAGTCTATTGCGCGGTGGATTGCGGCATCGTTGTGAACATGAGCGGCGCACTCAACCAAGTGGTGGGAAGCGTGGTGGACGGCCTCGGACACGCGATGTACGGGCAAATCACTTTCAAAAACGGCGAGCCGGAGCAAAAGAACTTCAACACTTACCGCCTGATTCGCATCCACGAAATCCCCGAAGTGGAAGTCTATTTTGTGGACAACGGCATTGACCCGACGGGCCTCGGCGAGCCTGCGCTGCCCCCGCTGAGCGGCGCGGTAGCGAACGCTTTTTACAAAGCGATGGGCAAACGATTCAGACACCAGCCGTTTGTAAATGAAGCAGATGGGTTGATGGAGGGGGTATTGTGA